A region of Streptomyces sp. NBC_01750 DNA encodes the following proteins:
- a CDS encoding MarR family winged helix-turn-helix transcriptional regulator yields MSDQEYGPLPGQLARVYRDYLTAVVLHGQAAAETLGQNPTDVYALNALELAGPLTTGGLAARIGLSQSATTRLVDRLEQAGWIHRRPDPADRRRVVVEAVPLTREQDEAAFGAGRRRMAEVFDGFSADELRVLVRYFEQAGPALREATAETRSGARAATKGKAKGAP; encoded by the coding sequence ATGTCCGACCAGGAATACGGACCGCTGCCCGGGCAGCTCGCGCGCGTCTACCGCGACTACCTCACCGCCGTCGTCCTGCACGGCCAGGCGGCGGCCGAGACTCTCGGGCAGAACCCCACCGATGTGTACGCGCTCAACGCCCTGGAACTCGCAGGACCCTTGACCACCGGTGGGCTCGCCGCACGCATCGGACTCTCGCAGAGCGCCACGACCCGGCTCGTCGACCGCCTCGAACAGGCCGGCTGGATCCACCGCCGCCCCGATCCGGCCGACCGCCGACGGGTCGTTGTCGAGGCGGTGCCGCTCACCCGCGAGCAGGACGAGGCGGCCTTCGGCGCGGGCCGCCGCCGGATGGCCGAGGTCTTCGACGGCTTCAGCGCCGACGAACTGCGCGTCCTCGTCCGTTACTTCGAGCAGGCCGGGCCCGCGCTCCGCGAGGCGACGGCCGAGACCAGGAGCGGGGCACGGGCCGCGACGAAGGGCAAGGCGAAGGGGGCGCCGTAA
- a CDS encoding DUF7847 domain-containing protein yields the protein MAYGNTPHAGPPGWGGWMPPPPPKPGVIPLAPLGLGDVLGGAFATIGRYWKQLFGIAAVVYGAAVAVVAAAFAGAYAAVGSHLPRVFADEGTPAWEDVRPLLIAFGCVWLVGLLAMLLATTMIYAGCAAIVQEAVLGRPTTFGAVWRRARARVPAVIGAVFLTSLILLVPVALFLLAFVTLMIALLAMGSGPLVVPPLAFLGALTTTPLAAWLWVKFSLAPAAAVFEGQGSLAALRRSSHLVRGGWWRIFGSTLLAFGIAAAASYIIQLPVNLIGMFPGAIGTSDLGPDPTASQVLVSMGGLLIVLLLSQLIGDIFVATFPQLVTSLLYVDQRIRKENLAPVLAEAAAVPPAY from the coding sequence ATGGCATACGGGAACACGCCGCACGCAGGCCCTCCGGGCTGGGGCGGCTGGATGCCCCCGCCGCCACCGAAGCCCGGAGTGATCCCGCTGGCTCCGCTCGGCCTCGGCGATGTCCTGGGCGGGGCATTCGCAACGATCGGCCGCTACTGGAAGCAGTTGTTCGGCATAGCCGCGGTCGTCTACGGAGCGGCGGTAGCCGTGGTCGCGGCGGCGTTCGCCGGCGCCTATGCGGCTGTGGGGAGTCATCTCCCGCGGGTCTTCGCCGACGAAGGGACTCCCGCCTGGGAGGACGTCCGGCCGTTGCTCATCGCCTTCGGCTGCGTCTGGCTCGTCGGCCTGCTGGCGATGCTGCTCGCCACGACGATGATCTACGCCGGCTGTGCGGCGATCGTGCAGGAAGCGGTGCTCGGCCGGCCCACCACCTTCGGCGCCGTCTGGCGCCGGGCCCGCGCCCGGGTACCCGCGGTGATCGGCGCGGTCTTCCTCACCAGCCTGATCCTGCTGGTCCCGGTCGCGCTGTTCCTGCTGGCCTTCGTCACCCTCATGATCGCGCTCCTCGCCATGGGGAGCGGGCCGCTCGTCGTGCCGCCCTTGGCCTTCCTGGGCGCTTTGACGACCACACCGCTCGCTGCCTGGCTCTGGGTGAAGTTCAGCCTCGCCCCGGCCGCCGCCGTCTTCGAGGGCCAGGGTTCGCTGGCGGCGCTGCGCCGCTCCTCCCACCTCGTACGCGGCGGCTGGTGGCGGATCTTCGGCAGCACACTGCTCGCTTTCGGCATCGCCGCGGCGGCGAGCTACATCATCCAGCTTCCGGTGAACCTGATCGGGATGTTCCCGGGTGCGATCGGCACCTCGGACCTGGGTCCGGATCCCACGGCCTCGCAAGTGCTGGTCTCCATGGGCGGTCTGCTGATCGTGCTGCTGCTGAGCCAGCTGATCGGCGATATCTTCGTCGCCACCTTCCCGCAGCTGGTGACCAGCCTGCTCTACGTCGACCAGCGCATCCGCAAGGAGAACCTGGCCCCGGTCCTCGCCGAGGCCGCCGCCGTACCGCCCGCGTACTAG
- a CDS encoding metal-sulfur cluster assembly factor — protein sequence MTENAGAALKPASEEEVREALYDVVDPELGIDVVNLGLIYGIHIDDANIATLDMTLTSAACPLTDVIEDQAKAATDGIVNELKINWVWMPPWGPDKITDDGREQLRALGFNV from the coding sequence ATGACCGAGAACGCAGGAGCCGCACTGAAGCCGGCCTCCGAGGAAGAAGTCCGCGAGGCGCTGTACGACGTCGTCGACCCCGAGCTGGGCATTGACGTCGTCAACCTCGGCCTGATCTACGGCATCCATATCGACGACGCCAATATCGCCACCCTCGACATGACGCTGACGTCCGCGGCCTGTCCGCTGACCGATGTCATCGAGGACCAGGCGAAGGCGGCGACGGACGGTATCGTCAACGAGCTGAAGATCAACTGGGTCTGGATGCCGCCGTGGGGCCCGGACAAGATCACGGACGACGGCCGCGAGCAGCTGCGCGCGCTCGGTTTCAACGTCTGA
- the sufU gene encoding Fe-S cluster assembly sulfur transfer protein SufU — protein MKLDSMYQEVILDHYKHPHGRGLRDGDAEVHHVNPTCGDEITLRVRYEGSLIADISYEGQGCSISQASASVLNELLVGKELTEAQKIQATFLELMQSKGQTEPDDAMEEVLEDAVAFAGVSKYPARVKCALLSWMAWKDATAQALGDGAERKTA, from the coding sequence GTGAAGCTTGATTCGATGTACCAGGAAGTCATCCTGGACCACTACAAGCACCCTCATGGGCGTGGTCTGCGGGATGGCGATGCCGAGGTGCACCACGTCAATCCGACGTGCGGCGACGAGATCACACTCCGCGTACGGTACGAGGGCTCGCTCATCGCGGACATCAGCTACGAGGGTCAGGGCTGCTCCATCAGCCAGGCCAGCGCGTCCGTACTGAACGAGCTGCTCGTCGGCAAGGAGCTCACCGAGGCGCAGAAGATCCAGGCCACCTTCCTGGAGCTGATGCAGTCCAAGGGTCAGACCGAGCCGGACGACGCGATGGAGGAGGTGCTGGAGGACGCGGTCGCGTTCGCCGGCGTCTCCAAGTACCCGGCCCGGGTTAAGTGCGCTCTGCTGAGTTGGATGGCCTGGAAGGACGCGACCGCCCAGGCACTGGGAGACGGCGCGGAGAGGAAGACGGCATGA
- a CDS encoding cysteine desulfurase codes for MTQLPGLLDTEAIRKDFPILDRLVHDGKKLVYLDNAATSQTPRQVLDVLSEYYEQHNANVHRGIHVLAEEATALYEGARDKVAAFINAPSRDEVIFTKNASESLNLVANMLGWADEPYRVDHETEIVITEMEHHSNIVPWQLLSQRTGAKLRWFGLTDDGRLDLSNIDEIITEKTKIVSFVLVSNIMGTINPVEAIVRRAQEVGALVLIDASQAAPHMVLDVQALQADFVAFTGHKMCGPTGIGVLWGRQELLEDLPPFLGGGEMIETVSMHSSTYAPAPHKFEAGTPPIAQAVGLGAAVDYLTSIGMDKIAQHEHVLTEYAVKRLLEVPDLRIIGPTTAEDRGAAISFTLGDIHPHDVGQVLDEQGIAVRVGHHCARPVCLRYGIPATTRASFYLYSTPSEVDALVDGLEHVRNFFG; via the coding sequence GTGACACAGCTGCCGGGCCTCCTCGACACCGAGGCGATCCGCAAGGACTTCCCGATCCTGGACCGCCTGGTCCACGACGGGAAGAAGCTCGTGTACCTGGACAACGCGGCGACGTCACAGACGCCGCGCCAGGTGCTCGATGTGCTGAGCGAGTACTACGAACAGCACAATGCCAACGTCCACCGCGGTATTCATGTGCTCGCCGAGGAGGCCACGGCGCTGTACGAGGGTGCCCGCGACAAGGTCGCCGCCTTCATCAACGCGCCCAGCCGCGACGAGGTCATCTTCACCAAGAACGCCTCGGAGTCGCTCAACCTCGTGGCGAACATGCTCGGCTGGGCCGATGAGCCCTACCGCGTGGACCACGAGACCGAGATCGTCATCACGGAGATGGAGCACCACTCCAACATCGTTCCGTGGCAGCTGCTCTCGCAGCGCACCGGCGCGAAGCTGAGGTGGTTCGGCCTCACCGACGACGGCCGTCTCGATCTGTCCAACATCGACGAGATCATCACCGAGAAGACGAAGATCGTCTCCTTTGTGCTGGTCTCCAACATCATGGGCACCATCAACCCCGTCGAGGCGATCGTCCGCCGTGCGCAGGAGGTCGGCGCGCTGGTCCTGATAGACGCCTCGCAGGCCGCCCCGCACATGGTGCTCGACGTGCAGGCGCTGCAGGCCGACTTTGTGGCCTTCACCGGCCACAAGATGTGCGGCCCGACCGGTATCGGTGTGCTGTGGGGCCGCCAGGAGCTGCTCGAGGACCTGCCGCCGTTCCTCGGCGGCGGCGAGATGATCGAGACCGTGTCGATGCACTCGTCGACGTACGCTCCGGCGCCGCACAAGTTCGAGGCCGGTACGCCCCCGATCGCCCAGGCCGTAGGCCTCGGCGCGGCCGTGGACTACCTCACCTCGATCGGCATGGACAAGATCGCCCAGCATGAGCACGTCCTCACCGAGTACGCGGTGAAGCGGCTGCTCGAGGTCCCGGACCTGCGCATCATCGGCCCCACCACGGCCGAGGACCGCGGCGCGGCGATCTCCTTCACGCTCGGCGACATCCACCCGCACGACGTGGGCCAGGTCCTCGACGAGCAGGGCATCGCGGTCCGGGTCGGCCACCACTGCGCGCGGCCCGTCTGCCTGCGGTACGGAATTCCTGCGACCACGCGAGCGTCGTTCTATCTGTACTCCACGCCGTCGGAGGTCGATGCCTTGGTCGACGGGCTGGAGCACGTACGGAACTTCTTCGGCTAG
- the sufC gene encoding Fe-S cluster assembly ATPase SufC, whose amino-acid sequence MATLEIRDLHVSVEAENGPREILKGVDLTVKQGETHAIMGPNGSGKSTLAYSIAGHPKYTITSGTVTLDGEDVLEMTVDERARAGMFLAMQYPVEVPGVSVSNFLRTSATAIRGEAPKLRTWVKEVKSAMEQLQMDPAFAERNVNEGFSGGEKKRHEILQLELLKPKIAILDETDSGLDVDALRQVAEGVNRVHGTGEVGTLLITHYTRILRYIKPDFVHVFANGRIAESGGAELADKLEAEGYEAYTKGGVSA is encoded by the coding sequence ATGGCAACGCTTGAAATCCGCGACCTGCACGTCTCCGTCGAGGCCGAGAACGGCCCCCGGGAGATCCTCAAGGGCGTCGACCTGACCGTGAAGCAGGGCGAGACACACGCCATCATGGGCCCCAACGGCTCCGGCAAGTCGACCCTCGCCTACTCCATCGCGGGCCACCCCAAGTACACGATCACCAGTGGCACCGTGACTCTGGACGGCGAGGACGTCCTGGAGATGACCGTCGACGAGCGCGCCCGCGCAGGCATGTTCCTGGCCATGCAGTACCCGGTCGAGGTCCCCGGCGTCTCCGTCTCCAACTTCCTGCGTACGTCGGCGACGGCGATCCGCGGCGAGGCCCCCAAGCTGCGTACCTGGGTGAAGGAGGTCAAGTCCGCCATGGAACAGCTCCAGATGGACCCGGCCTTCGCCGAGCGCAATGTGAACGAGGGCTTCTCCGGCGGTGAGAAGAAGCGCCACGAGATCCTTCAGCTGGAACTTCTCAAGCCGAAGATCGCGATCCTGGACGAGACCGACTCCGGCCTGGACGTCGACGCGCTGCGTCAGGTCGCCGAGGGCGTCAACCGCGTCCACGGGACCGGCGAGGTCGGCACCCTGCTGATCACGCACTACACGCGCATCCTGCGCTACATCAAGCCCGACTTCGTGCACGTGTTCGCGAACGGCCGCATCGCCGAGTCCGGCGGCGCCGAGCTCGCCGACAAGCTCGAGGCCGAGGGCTACGAGGCATACACGAAGGGTGGCGTATCCGCGTGA
- a CDS encoding bifunctional 3-phenylpropionate/cinnamic acid dioxygenase ferredoxin subunit, protein MAAFVRACGLSELEEGTPKRVELDGTPVSLVRTEGEVFAINDICSHANVSLSEGEVEDCQIECWLHGSSFDLRTGKPSGLPATRPVPVYPVKIEGDDVLVSVTQES, encoded by the coding sequence ATGGCAGCCTTCGTCCGAGCCTGTGGGCTGAGCGAGCTGGAGGAGGGCACCCCGAAGCGGGTGGAACTCGACGGCACGCCGGTGTCCCTCGTCCGCACCGAGGGCGAGGTGTTTGCGATCAACGACATCTGCTCGCACGCGAATGTCTCCCTGTCCGAGGGCGAGGTGGAGGACTGTCAGATCGAGTGCTGGCTGCACGGCTCCAGCTTCGACCTCCGCACCGGTAAGCCGTCCGGCCTTCCCGCGACGCGCCCCGTCCCCGTATACCCCGTAAAGATCGAAGGGGACGATGTGCTCGTCTCCGTCACCCAGGAGTCCTGA
- the sufD gene encoding Fe-S cluster assembly protein SufD, with protein MAEAQNIPAGSTTAGSIAVAAESTVATRMSAPPSFDVADFPVPHGREEEWRFTPLERLAGLHDGTAVATGSAVKVAIDAPEGVIIETVGRDDPRLGRAGTPVDRVAAQAYSSFETASVVTVPKETVLTEPVRIAVHGEGGTAYAHQIIELGAFAEAVVVIDHTGDAVLASNVDYLLGDGAKLTVVSVQDWDDKSVHVSQHNALVGRDASFKSIVVTFGGDVVRLHPRVSYAGTGGEAELFGLYFTDEGQHQEHRLLVDHNAPHCRSNAAYKGALQGQDAHAVWIGDVLIEAVAEGTDTYEMNRNLVLTDGARVDSVPNLEIETGEIVGAGHASATGRFDDEQLFYLQSRGIPADEARRLVVRGFFAELVQKIGLPDVEERLLAKIDAELEASV; from the coding sequence ATGGCTGAGGCTCAGAACATTCCGGCGGGCTCCACCACTGCCGGTTCGATCGCGGTGGCCGCCGAGTCGACCGTCGCCACCCGCATGAGTGCACCGCCGTCCTTCGACGTGGCGGACTTCCCGGTCCCGCACGGCCGGGAGGAGGAGTGGCGCTTCACTCCGCTCGAGCGGCTGGCCGGTCTGCACGACGGCACCGCCGTCGCTACCGGCAGCGCCGTCAAGGTCGCGATCGACGCCCCCGAAGGCGTGATCATCGAGACCGTCGGCCGTGATGACCCACGGCTCGGCAGGGCGGGCACCCCGGTGGACCGTGTCGCCGCCCAGGCGTACTCCTCCTTCGAGACGGCCTCGGTCGTCACCGTGCCCAAGGAGACGGTGCTCACCGAGCCGGTCCGTATCGCCGTGCACGGAGAAGGCGGCACCGCCTACGCCCACCAGATCATCGAACTCGGCGCCTTCGCCGAGGCCGTCGTGGTCATCGACCACACCGGTGACGCGGTGCTCGCCTCCAATGTCGACTACCTGCTCGGCGACGGAGCGAAGCTCACCGTCGTCTCCGTCCAGGACTGGGACGACAAGTCCGTCCACGTCTCCCAGCACAATGCGCTGGTCGGCAGGGACGCCTCCTTCAAGTCGATCGTCGTCACCTTCGGCGGCGACGTCGTACGCCTGCACCCCCGCGTTTCCTACGCGGGCACCGGTGGCGAGGCCGAGCTTTTCGGCCTGTACTTCACCGACGAGGGTCAGCACCAGGAGCACCGCCTCTTGGTCGACCACAACGCCCCGCACTGCCGCTCCAACGCCGCCTACAAGGGCGCGTTGCAGGGCCAGGACGCGCACGCGGTGTGGATCGGCGATGTCCTGATCGAGGCCGTGGCCGAGGGCACGGACACATACGAGATGAACCGCAACCTCGTCCTCACGGACGGCGCGCGCGTCGACTCCGTACCGAACCTGGAGATTGAGACCGGCGAGATCGTCGGCGCCGGTCACGCCTCCGCCACCGGCCGCTTCGACGACGAGCAGCTCTTCTACCTGCAGTCCCGTGGCATCCCGGCCGACGAGGCGCGCCGCCTGGTGGTCCGTGGCTTCTTCGCCGAGCTGGTCCAGAAGATCGGCCTGCCCGACGTCGAGGAGCGCCTGCTGGCCAAGATCGACGCGGAGCTGGAGGCATCCGTCTGA